One Thunnus thynnus chromosome 18, fThuThy2.1, whole genome shotgun sequence genomic region harbors:
- the LOC137169947 gene encoding gap junction Cx32.2 protein-like produces MGEWSILSSLLDKVQSHSTVVGKVWMCVLFLFRIFILAAGIDTIWGDEQANMNCNTKSPGCKNACYDRSFPMSHTRFWVLQILIVSTPTLIYLGHVLLVIRRENKLRRRLEQKLDKNGMIKAPKYSNEHGKVQLKGVLLVSYMIQLLFKIVLEVAFIVGQYYLYGFILMPNKISYSDYPCPSPVDCFISRPTEKNIFIVFMLAMAVLSVFLNFVEMFHLMISKMQERKRRNNGPIPPKEMHCFNKPNHNLSERVTFC; encoded by the coding sequence ATGGGGGAGTGGTCCATCCTGTCTAGTTTGTTGGATAAGGTGCAGTCTCACTCCACTGTAGTGGGGAAGGTGTGGATGTGTGTTCTTTTCCTCTTCAGGATCTTCATTCTGGCTGCTGGCATAGATACAATATGGGGAGATGAACAAGCAAACATGAACTGTAACACCAAAAGCCCTGGCTGCAAGAACGCCTGCTACGATCGATCCTTCCCCATGTCTCACACACGCTTCTGGGTCCTCCAAATCCTCATTGTCTCAACACCAACACTCATTTATCTGGGCCATGTCCTGCTGGTGATTCGCAGAGAAAACAAGCTTAGAAGACGTCTGGAGCAGAAACTTGATAAGAATGGGATGATTAAAGCTCCAAAATATTCCAATGAACACGGCAAAGTGCAGCTCAAAGGTGTCCTGCTGGTCAGCTACATGATACAGCTGCTGTTCAAGATCGTGCTTGAAGTGGCATTCATCGTAGGCCAGTACTACCTCTATGGCTTCATACTTATGCCTAATAAGATTTCATATTCGGACTACCCCTGTCCATCACCAGTAGACTGCTTCATAAGTCGtcccacagaaaaaaacatctttattgtcTTCATGTTGGCGATGGCTGTCCTCTCTGTGTTCCTCAACTTTGTGGAGATGTTCCACCTGATGATCTCAAAGAtgcaggaaagaaaaaggaggaacaATGGCCCAATCCCCCCAAAGGAGATGCACTGCTTCAATAAACCAAACCACAATTTAAGTGAGAGAGTTACATTTTGTTGA